Proteins from a single region of Segatella copri:
- a CDS encoding double zinc ribbon domain-containing protein, whose translation MAIIKCPECGRQISDKAPTCPSCGVEIAGKITKCPNCGEIYFSNLEMCPNCHELNPSLTRMTPPTGMSQQTPMTQQQEAGNAARQNAIRQEEIRHQEALRQDALRQQARPQTPVRTATPPTPPVPPVRPQQSNSQNGGNGEGTQKKKKSNRGVIIISLIFAFLVCGIFYYFYDSANKNKELEAYEYAMQSSDPMVLQSYLDTYKDADEAHRDSIMAHLELLKQTDQDWTNTVVSGSKEALQAYLDKYPNSPHKQEVLNKIDSIDWNVAKNADNVEAYQAYLAAHADGSHIEEAENAMKKAKSRDLQPEEKDMVSSLFRHFFQSINTRDADGLQASCEDILSSLLGKNSATKADVVTFMNKLYKEDVTNLNWFLANDYQIKKREVGDEDYEYQVQFSAREEVQLTDGTKKTNHFKINATVSPDGKVSAFNMSKINAAE comes from the coding sequence ATGGCAATTATAAAATGTCCGGAATGCGGACGTCAAATTAGCGATAAAGCACCTACCTGCCCTAGTTGCGGAGTAGAAATAGCAGGCAAAATTACCAAATGCCCAAATTGTGGCGAGATTTATTTCAGCAATCTGGAAATGTGTCCTAACTGCCATGAGCTGAATCCTTCGCTCACAAGAATGACGCCTCCGACAGGAATGAGCCAGCAGACTCCTATGACTCAGCAGCAAGAAGCTGGAAACGCAGCCAGACAGAATGCAATCAGACAAGAAGAAATCCGCCATCAGGAGGCTCTCAGACAGGACGCTCTCAGGCAGCAGGCTCGTCCTCAGACACCTGTCAGAACAGCAACACCTCCTACTCCACCCGTTCCTCCGGTTCGCCCACAGCAATCTAATTCTCAGAACGGCGGAAACGGCGAGGGAACCCAGAAAAAGAAAAAAAGCAACCGTGGCGTCATCATCATCTCTCTGATTTTCGCCTTCCTCGTTTGTGGCATTTTCTACTATTTCTATGATAGTGCCAATAAGAATAAGGAACTGGAAGCTTACGAGTATGCGATGCAGAGTAGCGACCCGATGGTTCTGCAGAGTTACCTAGATACTTACAAAGATGCTGACGAGGCGCATCGTGATTCTATCATGGCTCACCTCGAACTTCTGAAACAGACCGATCAGGACTGGACCAACACCGTAGTAAGCGGTTCGAAAGAGGCCCTGCAGGCTTATCTCGACAAATACCCAAACAGTCCACACAAGCAGGAGGTTTTGAACAAGATAGATTCCATCGACTGGAATGTGGCCAAGAATGCTGATAATGTAGAAGCTTACCAGGCTTATCTCGCCGCTCATGCTGACGGTTCGCATATCGAAGAGGCTGAGAATGCGATGAAGAAAGCCAAGAGTAGAGATTTGCAGCCAGAAGAGAAAGATATGGTAAGCAGTCTGTTCCGCCATTTCTTCCAAAGCATCAATACCCGCGATGCTGATGGTTTGCAGGCTTCATGCGAGGACATTCTCTCTTCGCTTCTGGGCAAGAATTCTGCTACCAAGGCAGATGTTGTTACCTTTATGAATAAGCTTTATAAGGAAGATGTGACCAACCTGAACTGGTTCCTCGCCAACGATTATCAGATCAAGAAGCGCGAGGTGGGTGACGAAGATTATGAATATCAGGTTCAGTTCTCAGCACGTGAGGAAGTTCAGCTTACCGACGGTACTAAGAAAACCAACCATTTCAAAATCAACGCAACCGTTTCGCCAGACGGCAAGGTTTCTGCGTTCAACATGTCGAAGATTAATGCTGCAGAATAG
- a CDS encoding glycoside hydrolase family 25 protein has product MKKLFISIIASIIALGAHAQVQCEDTCRHVHGIDLSHYQGNVFWETVGDNSKMAYVYLKATEGGTNIDSKYKQNIDLAHRYGMKVGSYHFYRARIPQQTQLENFMAQCRPGDQDLLPMIDVETKSGMDTEEFCDSLFKFLHLVEKAYKQKPLIYTGANFYDNYLLGKLDSYKLMIAQYTKRIPVLRDGRDFEMWQYTGKGRLNGINGYVDKSRFMGRHKLREIRFRHR; this is encoded by the coding sequence ATGAAAAAGTTATTTATCTCTATTATAGCATCCATTATTGCCTTGGGAGCCCATGCCCAGGTGCAATGCGAAGACACTTGTCGGCACGTTCACGGCATCGACTTGAGTCATTATCAGGGCAACGTGTTCTGGGAAACGGTGGGCGACAACTCTAAGATGGCTTACGTTTATCTGAAAGCTACTGAAGGCGGAACCAACATTGACAGCAAATACAAGCAGAATATCGACCTGGCTCATCGCTACGGAATGAAAGTAGGTTCTTATCATTTCTACAGAGCCCGCATCCCACAGCAGACGCAGCTGGAAAATTTCATGGCCCAATGTCGTCCGGGAGATCAGGACCTCTTGCCTATGATTGATGTGGAGACGAAAAGCGGCATGGATACAGAAGAATTCTGCGATTCGCTCTTTAAGTTTCTGCATCTCGTAGAGAAAGCATATAAGCAGAAACCCCTCATCTATACGGGAGCCAATTTCTATGACAACTATCTTCTGGGCAAGCTAGACAGCTACAAGCTGATGATTGCCCAGTATACGAAGCGCATCCCTGTATTGCGCGATGGTAGAGATTTCGAAATGTGGCAATATACGGGTAAGGGCAGACTCAACGGAATAAACGGCTATGTTGACAAAAGCCGTTTCATGGGGCGCCACAAGCTCAGAGAAATCAGATTCAGACATCGATAG